A single region of the Thunnus maccoyii chromosome 10, fThuMac1.1, whole genome shotgun sequence genome encodes:
- the LOC121905368 gene encoding endonuclease domain-containing 1 protein-like → MWGWFKLSLPNYKSQPSISKKELYIDNISFFIMKLLVSVFLLLALSYPATAEVVMSFATCNNFFFKGQPPIGPTATQYKMICQKTEDGYEYATLYDTNNKIPVYSAYDFHGIRTKTADWDVEPQLDDQNGGDFMASESKVNPCLRGKNQALDEDYTKSNYDRGHLLPVHHRHSQASADATFTLTNAAPQNPTFNRGQWRVKEAEVADTLTTDCLNRGFHAYIVTGVVPGNTNINNRVNVPSYFWSAYCCRDNNDRPQFSGAFYGKNDQTNTVTPIPIAFLDGALTKVYGTRFKVFANECK, encoded by the exons ATGTGGGGTTGGTTCAAACTATCCCTTCCCAACTATAAAAGTCAGCCATCCATCAGTAAGAAGGAACTTTACATAGATAATATCTCATTCTTCATCATGAAGCTCCTGGTCTCAGTGTTCCTGCTACTGGCTCTCAGTTATCCAGCCACAGCTGAAGTTGTGATGTCGTTTGCAACATGCAATAACTTTTTCTTCAAGGGTCAACCACCCATCGGGCCAACAGCTACTCAATACAAGATGATCTGCCAAAAGACTGAAGATGGTTATGAATATGCGACGCTCTATGACACCAACAATAAGATCCCTGTCTACTCTGCATATGATTTTCACGGAATACGCACTAAGACAGCGGACTGGGACGTTGAACCTCAG CTGGATGACCAGAACGGTGGAGACTTCATGGCTTCTGAGAGCAAAGTCAATCCTTGCCTAAGAGGCAAAAATCAAGCACTGGATGAAGATTACACGAAATCTAACTACGATAGGGGACACCTGCTTCCAGTCCATCACCGACATTCCCAGGCAAGTGCGGACGCCACATTCACCCTCACAAATGCTGCTCCACAGAATCCAACCTTTAACCGAGGACAGTGGAGGGTAAAAGAAGCAGAAGTGGCAGACACGTTGACAACCGATTGCTTGAACCGTGGTTTTCATGCCTATATTGTTACTGGTGTGGTGCCTGGAAATACAAACATCAATAACAGGGTTAATGTTCCCAGTTATTTCTGGAGCGCCTACTGTTGCAGAGACAACAATGACAGACCTCAGTTCTCTGGCGCCTTCTATGGGAAAAATGATCAGACCAACACAGTAACACCAATCCCAATAGCCTTCCTGGATGGAGCGCTCACTAAAGTCTATGGCACCCGCTTCAAAGTGTTCGcaaatgaatgtaaataa
- the LOC121905655 gene encoding B-cell receptor CD22-like produces the protein MVSQRCYCCCLIRYNKEKVKLTYKEVRMAVWDKKIPWSFMLFLAGVAGEGVNYPPPVCAVKGSTVTLPCTFTPLKSFNQSEKQVPLRIVRVRWCVNHDVCQGPTPSVYDSRSTMPDSRYRYLGDKKGNCTLQIRDIQMIDNAIFYFRMEADNPAGHFTGVSGVRVRVTEPFRMRIKSCSDAGELRRNQNVTLSCTTTSCTFHQLEVTWFKDGSALPQSGPALQLGPLTAKDSGNYTCGLKTDTKTISPPYAVHVKEAEEKEKDEVTKLLIVRVVLFTLHTVLIVIATAIIIKRTCVRKKAAAAENSETCEGGVICELSTV, from the exons atgGTCAGTCAGcgctgttactgctgctgtttgatcaGATATAACAAGGAAAAAGTTAAATTGACTTATAAAGAAGTAAGGATGGCAGTTTGGGACAAAAAGATTCCCTGGAGCTTCATGCTGTTTCTGGCTG gtGTTGCTGGTGAAGGTGTAAACTATCCACCTCCTGTTTGTGCTGTGAAAGGGTCGACTGTTACCCTCCCCTGCACCTTCACACCACTGAAGTCCTTCaatcagagtgaaaaacaagttcCACTGCGGATCGTCAGAGTCCGCTGGTGTGTGAACCATGACGTTTGTCAAGGACCCACCCCGTCTGTGTATGACAGCAGGTCAACGATGCCCGACTCTCGTTACCGATACCTGGGAGACAAGAAGGGAAACTGCACTTTACAGATCAGAGACATTCAGATGATTGACAATGCAATCTTCTACTTCAGAATGGAAGCTGACAACCCTGCAGGACATTTTACTGGGGTGTCAGGAGTGAGAGTCAGAGTCACTG AACCGTTCAGAATGAGAATAAAGAGCTGCAGTGATGCCGGAGAGCTGCGCCGGAATCAAAATGTCACACTGAGCTGCACAACAACATCCTGCACCTTCCACCAGCTGGAGGTCACCTGGTTCAAAGATGGCAGCGCCCTCCCACAGTCTGGCCCCGCCCTCCAGCTCGGCCCGCTGACTGCAAAGGATTCTGGGAACTACACCTGTGGTCTGAAAACCGATACCAAGACAATCTCCCCGCCGTACGCCGTGCATgtgaaggaggcagaggagaaggagaaagatgaAG TCACGAAACTGCTGATTGTTCGTGTGGTTCTGTTCACGCTGCACACTGTGCTCATCGTCATAGCGAcagccatcatcatcaaaaG GACATGTGTTCgcaagaaagcagcagcagcagagaactCAGAGACGTGTGAAGGTGGAG TGATCTGTGAGCTTTCTACAGTCTGA